A genomic window from Pirellulales bacterium includes:
- a CDS encoding TPM domain-containing protein, whose product MAGNTSCRSLTWLACLIVVCCAAPVAAEVTIQDPGTRVVDKADVIEPATRQKLEDYLAELERKTTAQIKVLTIPNADGEDIVTFTQRHFDLWKLGQKGKDNGALIILDVGDHKIQIEPGYGLEGALPDSYCGSLSRKIRDEFFKAGQYSEGLHQLTVAVANKVADDQGVKLDGVPDIRHQEEGPDLSAVVVLIFFAIVFMLIIYSSMRRQHQRRVWRGDLTDAWYWGRVLGDVGLSVLSSGGSGGSSGGGFGGGGGSFGGGGSSGGGGGGASW is encoded by the coding sequence ATGGCTGGTAATACGTCGTGCCGAAGCCTGACGTGGTTGGCGTGCCTGATCGTGGTCTGCTGCGCGGCGCCCGTCGCGGCCGAGGTAACGATTCAAGATCCGGGCACACGCGTCGTTGACAAAGCGGATGTCATCGAACCGGCCACCAGGCAAAAGCTCGAGGATTACCTGGCCGAGCTCGAGCGCAAGACCACGGCCCAAATCAAAGTACTGACGATCCCCAACGCCGACGGAGAGGATATCGTCACGTTCACGCAGCGGCATTTCGATCTATGGAAGTTGGGGCAGAAGGGAAAAGACAACGGGGCGTTGATCATCCTGGACGTGGGGGATCATAAAATTCAGATCGAGCCGGGCTACGGGCTCGAGGGGGCCTTGCCCGATTCTTATTGCGGATCGCTATCGCGCAAGATCAGGGACGAGTTTTTCAAAGCGGGCCAATACTCCGAAGGGCTGCACCAACTGACCGTGGCGGTCGCCAACAAGGTGGCGGACGATCAAGGAGTAAAGCTGGATGGCGTACCGGACATTCGCCACCAGGAGGAAGGGCCTGATCTTTCGGCGGTGGTGGTGCTGATTTTTTTCGCGATCGTGTTCATGTTGATTATTTATTCCTCAATGCGACGCCAGCATCAGCGGCGCGTGTGGCGCGGTGATCTGACGGACGCCTGGTATTGGGGACGCGTGTTGGGTGACGTCGGCCTATCAGTGCTTTCTTCCGGTGGCAGCGGCGGTAGCTCGGGTGGTGGATTTGGCGGTGGCGGAGGGTCGTTCGGCGGCGGCGGCAGTTCAGGGGGCGGTGGCGGAGGCGCCAGTTGGTGA
- a CDS encoding PA14 domain-containing protein — translation MARQSERVTPRINSGLRKIDAPCGYGPSLGRALLRIFLALIVAGASCGVVLADEDDDAPPELPAGLRAEYTAGGRSMVRVDSGVRLYAGAASVDPRLPPGDFTAHWSGKLSVIAPGVHQFHVHAGGGAVRVSIDGKKLIDDVAGEARWFDSGPIDLEYGHHALEVEFRRAADDAQIGLYWSGPRFRLEPVPERALVHDVRPAADQKFEQGRALVHGLRCAACHDLPDARPVLAAPALVKLPGNIERPWLMNWIGGPRTVSAPPAIDDTSKSSQSAEQIPPSAPPAAKPAVAANDGNGADIVEHLSGDIPIFAIDDVKFRMPGLGLSRDDARHIVSYLLDEDPKDEPHAKKEAPATKPPGNDRAGETLFYSLGCLGCHSLAGLGTTRLAGGGELYNVADKRPDDFFARWLADPAACNPTHRMPLFPLSDEERQNLAAFLARQSAAPDKKPAAADEADFGGSRERGRDLIAKHHCGSCHELPLREGMPTPEPAAVARRKISAAADWEASCLGEPDPGHARPGYRLRPEQREVVVAYLQAIADAPEPTTRNSNVAFDGARVLADRNCLGCHSRGLAAGIAAHTPAFAAAHPELSAALSTLAPPSLADVGDKLERRALLEAMTTAGDPRRKWLAIRMPRFKFAPGEAEALADWLIENDRLPPRAALAAARDLDEDTLQAAGGRLVTAEGFGCASCHQIGKSVPKQDNPAARGTDLSLVGNRIRREWFDRWVRNPARIVPRMEMPAIEIPVGGVLDERLDDQLTAVWDVLNKPGFTPPAAGAVRVVRTRNMPGMAERAAILTDVLRIEKRAYARPFVVGLANRHTVLMDLEQNRLAGWWVGDAARERSEGKRWYWQPGGTHVLAVPNRGASELTLRRDGQIVEPEPTPQFRTLLDSWQHVAGGVTFAYRLKFPAADRTPAATLRVSQRITAIEPNPESGRAGFRRRLEVHGIPAGREIQWRLLPEEVAGTLDGERFVATNGPAGEVSVRLVASTGQQISDDAGPVVRIAAPTGIEPVVVEAEYCSRLAADRYSAPLVTPASRPAATLHCVPGFDAVRLPLPPTEMPTGFAWRRDGTLMFTSLKGGAWLAPDTDGDGLADELLPLADELAAPYGLCTVGDAVDVINKNGLLRLSDFDGQGRAGRTDIIADGWGQTTDYHDWAIGPVPDDAGGYFVALPCRQDERSDAAARLRGWAVHLMPRVANDDNPRLYDVVPLCSGLRFPMGLARSRQGALFATDNQGHYNPFNELNHLVADSHYGFFNKFEARQGTPLPRQDPAIEIPHPWTRSVNGICFLNTPEQLRASTGRDVFGPWEGHLVGCEYDTRRLVRMSLERVGETYQGAAYPLSVEPADGEETFEGPIACQVAPDGALFIGNMRDSGWGAGQNTGSIVRLRATGHSPAGIAEVCAAADGFTIHFTRPVRAAAADVASYVVESYRRVPTSDYGGPDIDRRTERIRGVTLADDNCTVHLTFDDLRPGFVYEFHLKNLAGPGEVFHPAEAYYTLRTVPMK, via the coding sequence TTGGCACGACAATCTGAGCGCGTGACGCCGCGGATCAATAGCGGGCTTCGCAAAATTGACGCGCCGTGCGGATACGGCCCGTCGCTCGGCAGGGCGCTCTTAAGAATCTTCCTTGCTTTGATCGTCGCTGGCGCGTCGTGTGGTGTGGTACTGGCGGACGAAGACGATGATGCGCCGCCAGAATTGCCGGCTGGCCTACGGGCGGAATATACGGCCGGTGGTCGTTCGATGGTGCGCGTCGATTCAGGAGTTCGGCTGTATGCGGGAGCTGCGTCGGTCGATCCGCGTTTGCCGCCTGGTGATTTCACCGCGCATTGGTCGGGCAAGTTGTCAGTGATCGCACCGGGTGTACATCAGTTTCACGTCCATGCCGGCGGCGGTGCGGTGCGAGTGTCGATCGATGGCAAGAAGCTCATCGACGATGTGGCCGGCGAGGCACGCTGGTTCGATAGCGGGCCGATCGATCTGGAATACGGGCACCACGCGCTGGAGGTCGAATTTCGCCGCGCTGCCGACGATGCGCAAATTGGCCTTTACTGGTCCGGCCCACGATTCCGACTCGAACCGGTTCCTGAACGCGCGCTCGTACATGATGTTCGTCCTGCTGCCGATCAGAAATTCGAACAGGGGCGGGCGCTGGTTCATGGATTGCGCTGCGCGGCGTGTCACGACCTGCCAGATGCGCGGCCGGTGCTTGCGGCGCCGGCGCTAGTAAAATTGCCGGGAAATATCGAGCGACCGTGGCTGATGAATTGGATCGGTGGTCCGCGAACGGTTTCCGCACCGCCTGCGATTGACGATACCTCGAAGAGCAGTCAGTCGGCGGAACAAATTCCGCCGAGCGCACCACCGGCGGCAAAACCTGCGGTGGCAGCGAATGACGGAAATGGGGCAGACATCGTCGAACACCTTTCCGGCGACATCCCAATCTTTGCCATTGATGACGTGAAGTTTCGCATGCCGGGCTTGGGTCTGAGCCGGGACGATGCGCGGCACATCGTGTCGTATTTATTGGACGAAGATCCCAAGGACGAGCCACACGCCAAGAAGGAGGCACCTGCGACGAAGCCGCCTGGTAATGATCGAGCGGGTGAGACGCTGTTTTATTCGCTCGGCTGCCTGGGCTGCCATTCGCTAGCGGGCCTGGGCACGACGCGACTTGCCGGCGGCGGCGAATTGTATAACGTCGCTGATAAACGGCCCGACGATTTCTTTGCGCGCTGGTTGGCCGACCCGGCGGCGTGCAATCCCACGCACCGCATGCCGTTGTTTCCGCTGTCGGACGAGGAACGCCAGAATTTGGCGGCGTTCCTGGCGCGGCAAAGTGCCGCTCCTGACAAAAAACCCGCCGCGGCAGACGAAGCCGATTTTGGCGGCAGCCGGGAACGCGGACGGGATCTTATCGCGAAGCACCATTGCGGCTCTTGCCATGAGCTGCCGCTGCGCGAGGGTATGCCGACGCCTGAGCCGGCGGCCGTCGCACGGCGCAAGATTTCGGCCGCCGCCGATTGGGAGGCAAGCTGCTTAGGTGAGCCCGACCCGGGGCACGCGCGCCCCGGTTATCGATTGCGCCCCGAGCAGCGCGAGGTCGTCGTGGCGTATCTACAAGCGATCGCCGATGCTCCTGAGCCGACGACCCGCAACAGCAATGTCGCGTTCGATGGGGCGCGAGTGCTGGCGGATCGTAACTGTCTCGGCTGCCACAGCCGTGGATTGGCGGCGGGCATTGCCGCGCATACGCCGGCGTTCGCTGCGGCGCATCCCGAGCTTTCGGCGGCGCTATCCACGCTCGCACCGCCGTCGCTCGCCGATGTGGGAGATAAGCTCGAACGCCGCGCACTGTTGGAAGCCATGACCACGGCCGGCGATCCGCGCCGCAAGTGGCTCGCAATTCGCATGCCCCGTTTCAAGTTCGCGCCAGGCGAGGCCGAGGCGTTGGCCGATTGGCTGATCGAAAACGATCGGCTGCCTCCTCGCGCAGCGTTGGCAGCGGCGCGCGATCTTGACGAAGACACGCTGCAGGCGGCCGGTGGACGGTTGGTGACGGCCGAAGGGTTCGGCTGCGCGAGTTGTCATCAGATCGGCAAGTCTGTGCCAAAGCAGGACAATCCGGCCGCACGCGGCACGGATCTATCGCTCGTGGGAAATCGGATTCGCCGCGAGTGGTTCGACCGCTGGGTGCGCAATCCGGCGCGGATCGTGCCGCGGATGGAGATGCCTGCCATCGAGATTCCGGTCGGTGGCGTGTTGGACGAGCGGCTGGACGATCAACTGACGGCCGTGTGGGATGTTTTGAACAAGCCTGGGTTTACTCCGCCGGCCGCGGGCGCCGTGCGCGTGGTTCGCACTCGCAATATGCCGGGCATGGCCGAACGAGCGGCGATCCTCACCGACGTGCTGCGCATCGAAAAGCGTGCTTATGCCCGGCCGTTCGTCGTTGGGCTAGCGAACCGGCACACGGTGCTCATGGACCTCGAACAAAATCGGCTGGCCGGCTGGTGGGTGGGGGATGCAGCGCGCGAGCGCTCGGAGGGGAAGCGTTGGTATTGGCAGCCGGGCGGGACGCACGTGTTGGCGGTTCCGAATCGCGGCGCGAGCGAACTGACGCTCCGGCGCGATGGGCAAATTGTGGAACCAGAGCCGACGCCGCAATTCAGGACGCTACTCGATTCCTGGCAACACGTCGCAGGAGGCGTCACGTTCGCTTATCGATTGAAGTTTCCTGCTGCAGATCGGACTCCTGCGGCTACGCTGCGCGTATCACAGAGAATTACTGCGATCGAACCTAATCCCGAGTCGGGGCGCGCTGGATTTCGTCGACGACTCGAGGTCCACGGTATTCCGGCGGGCAGAGAAATACAGTGGCGATTGTTGCCCGAAGAGGTCGCAGGCACACTCGACGGCGAACGGTTTGTGGCGACCAACGGGCCGGCAGGAGAAGTCTCGGTGCGCCTCGTGGCTTCGACCGGCCAACAAATCAGTGACGATGCGGGGCCCGTCGTGCGCATCGCAGCGCCGACAGGAATCGAACCGGTTGTCGTCGAGGCGGAATATTGCAGCCGCCTGGCGGCCGATCGTTATTCGGCGCCTCTGGTCACGCCGGCCTCGCGTCCGGCCGCGACCCTGCACTGCGTGCCAGGTTTCGATGCGGTACGGCTGCCGCTACCGCCGACCGAGATGCCGACCGGCTTTGCCTGGCGGCGCGACGGCACGCTCATGTTCACGTCGCTCAAAGGCGGGGCATGGCTTGCGCCCGACACTGACGGCGATGGGCTGGCCGACGAACTATTGCCGCTGGCCGACGAGCTCGCCGCTCCTTATGGGCTGTGTACGGTGGGGGATGCCGTCGATGTCATTAATAAAAATGGGTTGCTGCGCCTGTCAGACTTCGACGGCCAAGGGCGTGCTGGTCGCACCGACATCATCGCCGATGGTTGGGGGCAAACGACCGACTATCACGATTGGGCCATAGGGCCCGTGCCGGACGATGCGGGCGGATATTTTGTTGCGCTTCCCTGCCGGCAGGACGAACGAAGCGATGCCGCGGCGCGATTGCGGGGCTGGGCCGTGCATCTGATGCCGCGCGTCGCGAACGACGACAATCCGCGTCTGTACGATGTCGTTCCTCTGTGTTCGGGCTTGCGCTTTCCGATGGGGCTGGCGCGCAGTCGGCAGGGAGCACTGTTCGCAACGGACAACCAGGGGCACTACAACCCTTTTAATGAGCTGAACCATTTGGTCGCGGATTCCCATTATGGATTTTTCAATAAATTCGAAGCGCGGCAGGGGACCCCGCTACCTCGGCAGGATCCGGCCATCGAAATCCCGCATCCGTGGACCCGCAGCGTGAATGGCATCTGCTTTTTGAACACGCCTGAGCAACTGCGCGCAAGCACGGGGCGCGACGTCTTTGGTCCTTGGGAAGGGCACCTGGTGGGCTGCGAGTACGACACGCGACGGCTGGTGCGTATGAGCCTCGAGCGCGTGGGCGAGACCTATCAGGGAGCCGCTTACCCGCTGAGCGTCGAGCCGGCAGACGGAGAAGAGACGTTCGAAGGGCCGATCGCGTGCCAGGTTGCGCCCGATGGGGCGCTGTTCATCGGCAACATGCGCGACAGCGGTTGGGGAGCTGGTCAAAACACGGGATCGATCGTGCGGTTGCGAGCGACGGGCCATTCGCCGGCGGGTATCGCCGAAGTGTGCGCTGCTGCCGATGGATTTACGATTCACTTCACCCGCCCTGTGCGAGCTGCAGCCGCGGATGTGGCCAGCTATGTCGTCGAGTCTTACCGCCGGGTGCCGACGTCAGACTACGGTGGACCGGACATCGATCGTCGCACAGAACGGATACGCGGGGTCACGCTGGCAGACGACAATTGCACGGTGCATCTGACGTTCGATGACTTGCGTCCTGGCTTTGTTTACGAATTCCACTTGAAGAATCTGGCCGGCCCCGGTGAAGTGTTCCATCCGGCCGAGGCCTACTACACGCTGCGCACGGTGCCGATGAAGTAG